A stretch of Mytilus edulis chromosome 11, xbMytEdul2.2, whole genome shotgun sequence DNA encodes these proteins:
- the LOC139496457 gene encoding uncharacterized protein: MEGLQLTAFILVTFTIVISVNASNSTQVQCFKCNGVPKMEDCGHTVTCGEHEECYVRRSVGTVGNVLYESGCISRQVCKQLSQIGRKRSTDRRKRAFVNCLQCCNSELCNKHLCTKQPEISNHIECFACNDVLMPEHCKNTVLCGLDQECRTDMRLLSTNYELRYTLDCGPKALCRALENDQVADKNYCVQCCNKNYCNPKLCGFLSKARPVMTVKPQDRNVLPGDKIELQCLIAHIDGLPFNITWTHQDSNKVVTTPPVQLMSESQILDMTITAQHYGYWTCSARNQNGVVNATALIKPPVPSG, from the exons GTTTACAGTTAACAGCGTTTATTCTTGTAACATTTACCATTGTGATATCAGTAAATG CGTCCAATTCGACTCAAGTGCAGTGTTTTAAATGTAATGGTGTTCCTAAAATGGAGGACTGTGGTCACACAGTGACATGCGGTGAGCACGAG gagTGTTATGTAAGGCGAAGTGTCGGTACGGTTGGTAATGTACTATACGAGTCAGGATGTATTTCAAGACAG GTATGTAAACAGCTGTCACAAATTGGCAGGAAAAGATCTACAGACAGACGAAAAAGAGCATTTGTGAACTGCCTACAGTGTTGTAACTCTGAATTATGTAATAAACATCTGTGTACTAAACAAC CTGAAATTTCCAATCATATAGAATGCTTTGCATGCAATGATGTACTGATGCCAGAACACTGCAAAAACACTGTGTTATGTGGATTAGACCAA GAATGCCGAACAGATATGAGACTTTTATCTACAAACTACGAATTGAGGTACACACTAGACTGTGGTCCGAAAGCT CTATGCAGAGCGTTAGAAAATGACCAAGTAGCAGATAAGAACTATTGTGTACAGTGTTGTAATAAAAATTACTGCAATCCAAAGCTGTGTGGATTCCTCAGTAAAG CTCGACCAGTGATGACGGTCAAACCACAGGATCGTAATGTGTTGCCGGGAGACAAAATAGAACTTCAGTGTCTTATAgctcatatagatgggttacctttcaatataacatggacccaccaggat TCAAATAAAGTTGTGACAACACCACCTGTTCAGCTGATGAGTGAAAGCCAAATTCTTGATATGACTATAACAGCTCAACATTATGGCTACTGGACATGTTCTGCTAGAAATCAAAATGGTGTAGTTAACGCAACTGCTCTAATAAAACCACCTGTACCAAGTGGATAA